In Pseudomonas saudiphocaensis, one DNA window encodes the following:
- a CDS encoding DUF411 domain-containing protein, which yields MRRLLLATILFAGFAQAAEPIAIDVHRDANCGCCKEWIKHLEENGFEVTDHVETNMSAVKAKLGVPHRLGSCHTGVIDGKFVEGHVPAADILKLRAQPDLIGAAVPGMPMGSPGMEMGDRKDAYKVIGLSKEGRESVLNSYPGN from the coding sequence ATGCGTCGCTTGCTACTCGCCACCATTCTATTTGCCGGTTTCGCCCAGGCCGCCGAACCCATTGCCATCGATGTTCACCGCGACGCCAATTGCGGCTGCTGCAAGGAGTGGATCAAGCATCTGGAAGAAAACGGTTTCGAGGTGACTGACCACGTCGAAACCAACATGTCCGCAGTGAAGGCCAAGCTCGGCGTGCCTCATCGCCTGGGCTCCTGTCACACCGGCGTGATCGATGGCAAGTTCGTCGAAGGCCACGTTCCGGCCGCGGACATTCTCAAGCTGCGCGCGCAACCCGATCTTATCGGTGCTGCCGTTCCGGGCATGCCGATGGGCTCGCCTGGGATGGAAATGGGGGACCGCAAGGACGCCTATAAAGTCATCGGCCTGAGCAAGGAAGGTCGCGAGTCGGTTCTCAACAGCTACCCTGGTAACTGA
- a CDS encoding DUF4345 domain-containing protein → MRFARFVLILQAVIMAGVSLAYWLRPYEMANLNGMLLMESASISHMRVYYGGLQLGLALFLLWSAREPERVRPALVMLMITMLALVLGRLISLWLDGGELVGFDLASLIYRVLAAALAAVAWLLVRKPEEPEPERIEPPTRRLHDEAPKPFQLGTEPLSDEPAAEEPVRPFRRGDSLP, encoded by the coding sequence ATGCGTTTTGCCCGTTTCGTTTTGATCCTGCAGGCTGTGATCATGGCAGGCGTGAGCCTGGCTTATTGGCTGCGGCCCTACGAAATGGCCAATCTCAACGGCATGCTGCTGATGGAGAGCGCCTCGATTAGCCACATGCGGGTCTATTACGGGGGGTTACAGCTCGGACTGGCGCTGTTTCTGCTGTGGTCGGCGCGCGAACCTGAGCGGGTGCGGCCGGCGTTGGTGATGTTGATGATCACCATGCTCGCGCTGGTGCTGGGGCGGCTGATTTCCCTCTGGCTCGACGGCGGCGAACTGGTTGGCTTCGACCTGGCCTCGCTGATCTATCGGGTGCTGGCCGCCGCTTTGGCTGCAGTTGCCTGGCTGCTGGTTCGTAAGCCTGAAGAACCCGAGCCGGAGCGCATCGAACCGCCTACCCGACGGCTGCATGACGAAGCGCCAAAACCTTTCCAGCTAGGCACCGAGCCATTGTCTGACGAACCTGCCGCCGAAGAGCCCGTACGGCCATTTCGCCGCGGCGACTCCTTGCCTTAG
- the trmA gene encoding tRNA (uridine(54)-C5)-methyltransferase TrmA — protein sequence MSRPQFDPTTYDSQLAAKAERLRELLAPFDAPAPEVFDSPRANYRLRTEFRLWREDGQRHYAMFEPGNNHTPILIEDFPIASRRINELMPQLKAAWQVSETLSFKLFQVEFLTTLAGDALITLAYHRPLDDAWQAEAEQLAAQLGVSIVGRSRGKRIVIGRDYVEEELVVAGRTFRYRQPEGAFTQPNGEVCQKMLNWAYEALGEREDDLLELYCGNGNFTLPLATRVRKVLATEISKSSVNAALANLDDNGIDNVSLVRLSAEELTQALNEVRPFRRLAGIDLKSYDFGSVFVDPPRAGMDPDTCELTRRFERILYISCNPETLAQNIAQLHDSHRIERCALFDQFPYTHHMESGVLLVRR from the coding sequence ATGAGCCGTCCGCAATTCGACCCCACCACCTACGACTCCCAGCTGGCCGCCAAGGCCGAGCGACTGCGCGAGCTGCTGGCGCCCTTCGACGCGCCGGCGCCTGAAGTCTTCGATTCGCCCCGTGCGAACTACCGCCTGCGTACCGAATTTCGCCTGTGGCGTGAGGACGGGCAGCGTCATTACGCGATGTTCGAGCCGGGCAACAACCACACCCCGATCCTGATCGAAGACTTCCCCATCGCCAGCCGCCGCATCAACGAACTGATGCCGCAGTTGAAAGCCGCCTGGCAGGTCAGCGAAACCCTGAGCTTCAAGCTGTTCCAGGTGGAATTCCTCACCACCCTGGCCGGCGACGCGCTGATCACCCTCGCCTACCACCGCCCACTGGACGACGCCTGGCAGGCCGAGGCCGAACAACTGGCGGCACAGCTGGGTGTGAGTATCGTCGGCCGGTCGCGTGGCAAGCGCATCGTCATCGGCCGTGACTACGTGGAAGAAGAACTGGTGGTGGCCGGCCGCACCTTCCGCTATCGCCAACCGGAAGGCGCCTTCACTCAGCCCAACGGCGAGGTCTGCCAGAAGATGCTCAACTGGGCCTACGAGGCACTGGGCGAACGCGAGGATGACCTGCTGGAGCTGTACTGCGGCAACGGCAACTTCACCCTGCCGTTGGCGACGCGTGTGCGCAAGGTCCTGGCCACCGAGATCAGCAAGTCCTCAGTCAACGCGGCGCTGGCCAATCTCGATGACAACGGTATCGACAATGTCAGCCTGGTGCGCCTGTCCGCCGAGGAACTGACCCAGGCGCTCAACGAAGTGCGCCCCTTTCGCCGCCTGGCTGGCATCGACCTGAAGAGCTACGACTTCGGCAGCGTCTTCGTCGACCCGCCTCGTGCCGGTATGGACCCGGACACCTGCGAGCTGACCCGCCGCTTCGAGCGCATCCTCTATATCTCCTGCAACCCGGAGACGCTGGCGCAGAACATCGCCCAGCTGCACGACAGCCACCGCATCGAACGTTGCGCGCTGTTCGACCAGTTTCCCTATACCCATCACATGGAATCCGGGGTGCTGCTGGTTCGCCGCTGA
- a CDS encoding NCS2 family permease, whose product MLEKLFQLKAHNTNVRTEILAGVTTFLTMAYILFVNPSILAETGMDHGAVFVATCLAAAIGSAIMGLIANYPIALAPGMGLNAFFTYTVVLTMGYSWQTALGAVFLSGVIFFLLSIFRIREWIIHSIPLALRSGIAAGIGLFLAIIALKNAGIVVDHPATLVGLGDLSAGSPLLACLGFFLIAALAYRRVTGAVMIGILVVTGLSILLGLSQLGSVVSMPPSLMPTLLQLDIVGALDIGLVSVIFAFLFVDLFDTSGTLIGVAQKADLLDKDGKLPRLGRALLADSTATMAGAALGTSTTTSYIESAAGTSAGGRTGLTACVVALLFLLSLFFAPLAGAVPAYATAPALLFVAVLMMSSLASIDWDDMTVAAPVVVTALAMPLTFSIANGIAFGFIAWTAVKLLAGRWRELSPAMWVLSVLFVVKLGWFAG is encoded by the coding sequence ATGCTGGAGAAGCTGTTCCAACTCAAGGCGCACAACACCAACGTGCGCACCGAGATACTGGCGGGGGTCACGACCTTCCTGACCATGGCCTACATCCTGTTCGTCAACCCGAGCATCCTCGCCGAAACCGGCATGGACCACGGGGCGGTATTCGTTGCCACTTGCCTGGCAGCCGCCATCGGCTCGGCGATCATGGGGCTGATCGCCAACTACCCGATCGCGCTGGCGCCGGGCATGGGCCTGAACGCCTTCTTCACCTACACCGTCGTGCTGACCATGGGCTACAGCTGGCAGACCGCCCTCGGCGCGGTGTTTCTCTCCGGCGTGATCTTTTTCCTGCTGTCAATCTTCCGCATCCGCGAATGGATCATCCACAGCATCCCGCTGGCGCTGCGCTCGGGGATCGCGGCGGGCATCGGCCTGTTCCTGGCGATCATCGCACTGAAAAACGCGGGCATCGTGGTGGATCATCCGGCGACGCTGGTGGGCCTTGGCGACCTCAGCGCCGGCAGCCCGCTGCTGGCCTGCCTGGGCTTCTTCCTGATCGCCGCGCTGGCCTATCGCAGGGTCACCGGCGCGGTGATGATCGGCATTCTGGTGGTCACCGGACTGTCCATCCTGCTGGGCCTGTCGCAGCTCGGCAGCGTGGTGTCCATGCCGCCGTCGCTGATGCCGACCCTGCTGCAGCTGGACATCGTCGGCGCGCTGGACATCGGTCTGGTCAGCGTGATCTTCGCCTTCCTGTTCGTCGACCTGTTCGACACCTCCGGCACCCTGATCGGCGTCGCGCAGAAGGCCGACCTGCTGGACAAGGACGGCAAGCTGCCGCGCCTGGGCCGCGCGTTGCTGGCCGACAGCACCGCCACCATGGCCGGGGCCGCGCTGGGCACCTCGACCACCACCAGCTACATCGAGTCCGCAGCGGGTACTTCCGCGGGCGGCCGCACCGGCCTGACCGCATGCGTCGTCGCGCTGCTGTTCCTGCTCAGCCTCTTCTTCGCACCGCTGGCCGGCGCGGTGCCGGCCTACGCCACGGCACCGGCGCTGCTGTTTGTCGCCGTACTGATGATGAGTAGCCTGGCGAGCATAGACTGGGACGACATGACAGTCGCCGCACCAGTAGTGGTCACCGCCCTGGCCATGCCGCTGACCTTCTCCATTGCCAATGGGATCGCCTTCGGCTTTATCGCCTGGACGGCGGTAAAGCTGCTGGCCGGCCGCTGGCGTGAACTGAGCCCGGCCATGTGGGTACTTTCAGTGCTGTTCGTGGTCAAGCTGGGCTGGTTCGCCGGCTGA
- a CDS encoding (2Fe-2S)-binding protein, with protein MSETIPATGAPGTCTLSLHLNGQPCQVEVHPWTTLLDLLREQLDLTGTKKGCDHGQCGACTVLLNGKRINSCLTLAVMHDGARLTTIEGLADGAELHPMQAAFVRHDAFQCGYCTPGQICSAVGLAGENRAHDRDAIRELMSGNLCRCGAYPNILAAVEEALPASRERLQEKAP; from the coding sequence ATGAGCGAAACCATTCCTGCGACAGGTGCACCCGGCACCTGCACACTTTCCTTGCACTTGAACGGCCAGCCGTGCCAGGTCGAAGTCCATCCCTGGACCACGCTGCTGGATCTGCTGCGCGAGCAGCTTGATCTGACCGGCACCAAAAAGGGCTGCGATCACGGCCAGTGTGGCGCCTGCACGGTGCTGCTGAACGGCAAACGGATCAACAGTTGCCTGACCCTGGCGGTGATGCACGATGGCGCGCGGCTGACCACCATCGAAGGCCTGGCCGATGGCGCTGAGCTACATCCGATGCAGGCCGCCTTCGTCCGCCACGATGCCTTCCAGTGTGGCTACTGCACGCCGGGGCAGATTTGCTCCGCTGTCGGCCTGGCCGGTGAAAACCGCGCCCACGACCGCGACGCGATTCGCGAGCTGATGAGCGGCAACCTGTGCCGCTGCGGCGCCTACCCGAACATCCTGGCGGCGGTGGAGGAAGCCTTGCCGGCCAGCCGCGAACGCCTGCAGGAGAAAGCGCCATGA
- a CDS encoding FAD binding domain-containing protein, which translates to MTPFSYARPERIEEALALAGPDSRYIAGGTNLLDLMKENVLHPRQLIDINRLPLREIEGTPSGGLMIGALVSNADLAWNPLIEQRYPLLSKAILAGASPQLRNMASTGGNLLQRTRCYYFYDTGTPCNKREPGSGCPAREGLNRIHAILGASDACVAVHPSDMCVALAALEAQVHVQGPHGKRRIAMADFHRLPGDRPELDNNLSEGELITAVELPAEGFAQHSAYLKLRDRASYAFALISVAAALELDGKTVRVARLALGGVAHKPWRVEAAEQALCGKPADEANFAVAADLLLDGAQPLSHNAFKPELARRAIIRALGEAARGAAR; encoded by the coding sequence ATGACGCCCTTCAGCTACGCCCGCCCGGAGCGGATCGAAGAGGCACTGGCGCTGGCCGGTCCCGACAGCCGCTACATTGCCGGCGGCACCAACCTGCTCGACCTGATGAAAGAAAACGTGCTGCATCCGCGCCAGCTGATCGACATCAACCGACTGCCGCTGCGCGAGATCGAAGGCACGCCCAGCGGCGGCCTGATGATCGGTGCGCTGGTCAGCAACGCCGATCTGGCCTGGAACCCGCTAATCGAACAGCGTTACCCCCTGCTATCCAAGGCCATCCTGGCCGGCGCCTCGCCACAGCTGCGCAACATGGCCAGTACGGGCGGCAACCTGCTGCAGCGCACGCGCTGCTACTACTTCTACGACACCGGCACGCCGTGCAACAAGCGCGAGCCGGGTTCCGGCTGCCCGGCGCGGGAGGGCCTCAACCGTATCCACGCGATTCTGGGAGCCAGCGATGCCTGCGTCGCGGTGCATCCCTCCGACATGTGCGTGGCGCTGGCGGCGCTGGAAGCCCAGGTGCATGTGCAGGGGCCGCACGGCAAGCGGCGCATCGCCATGGCCGATTTCCATCGCCTGCCCGGGGACCGTCCCGAGCTGGACAACAATCTCAGCGAGGGTGAACTGATCACCGCCGTGGAACTGCCGGCCGAGGGCTTCGCACAGCACAGCGCCTACCTCAAGTTGCGGGATCGCGCGTCCTACGCGTTCGCGCTGATCTCCGTGGCCGCTGCGCTGGAGCTGGACGGCAAGACCGTCAGGGTGGCGCGGTTGGCGCTCGGCGGCGTCGCCCACAAGCCCTGGCGCGTCGAGGCTGCCGAGCAGGCGCTGTGTGGCAAGCCGGCCGATGAGGCGAACTTCGCCGTCGCCGCCGATCTGCTGCTCGACGGGGCCCAACCGCTTTCGCACAACGCCTTCAAGCCTGAACTCGCTCGCCGCGCGATCATCCGTGCGCTGGGCGAGGCCGCCCGAGGAGCCGCCCGATGA
- a CDS encoding xanthine dehydrogenase family protein molybdopterin-binding subunit, translating into MNTLNSPVGRPLDRVDGPLKVTGQARYAAEFGTPDLLHGSVVSSTIACGRVRRIDSRDAEALPGVVLVLTHQNRPAIASYDEPYEDDDAAEGSPFRPLYNDRVLYSGQPLALVVAESLELARHAGSLVRIEYDSEPHQTDLLAVREQAHEAPAETPEPRGDFASAFAAAPHKVEQEYVTPVEHHNPMEMHASTVHYQPGGDLLIYEKTQGVQNCQRYVEDVFDLKGRIRVLSPFVGGAFGSGLRPQYQLPLAVMAALKLKRSVRVVLTRQQMFTFGYRPRSIQRLSLAADEQGRLQAVGHSAIGQTSRFEDFTEHEVEWSGMLYRCDNVELDYRLAPLDVYTPLDMRAPGATLGVYALECAMDELAYASNIDPVQLRLINFAERNGNEDKPYSSKELRACYAQGAERFGWSRRSMAPRSMRVGNELIGWGMATGVWEAMQMPASARACLEADGRLVVSSATSDIGTGTYTVMTQIAAAAMGLPLEQVEFRLGDSSLPQAPLEGGSATVSSVGSAVQQACAALREKVLDVVQQFPGSPFAGASLEDVVFVDGRLLLKSDPKVHVELGEVVRSNGTLAAEASVEPGEKRKEWATATHSAVFVEVRVDEALGTIKISRVVSAIAAGRVVNPKTAGNQIVGGVVWGIGMALQEETLIDHKLGRYMNHNLAEYHIPVQTDVPDVEVIFVEEHDSVVNDLGSKGVGEIGIIGVAAAVANAIYHATGKRVRDLPITLDKLL; encoded by the coding sequence ATGAATACGCTCAACTCACCGGTCGGTCGGCCGCTGGATCGTGTCGATGGTCCGCTCAAGGTCACCGGCCAGGCCCGATATGCCGCCGAATTCGGCACCCCTGATCTGCTGCATGGCAGCGTGGTATCGAGCACCATCGCCTGTGGCCGGGTGCGTCGTATCGACAGCCGCGACGCCGAGGCGCTGCCGGGTGTGGTGCTGGTGCTGACCCACCAGAACCGGCCTGCGATCGCCAGCTACGACGAACCCTACGAAGACGACGATGCCGCCGAAGGGTCGCCGTTCCGCCCGCTGTACAACGACCGCGTGCTCTACAGCGGCCAGCCGCTGGCGCTGGTAGTGGCGGAAAGCCTGGAGCTGGCGCGCCACGCCGGCTCGCTGGTGCGCATCGAGTACGACAGCGAGCCGCATCAGACCGATCTGCTTGCCGTGCGCGAGCAGGCCCATGAAGCGCCGGCCGAAACGCCCGAGCCGCGCGGTGACTTCGCCAGCGCCTTCGCTGCCGCGCCGCACAAGGTCGAGCAGGAATACGTCACTCCGGTGGAGCATCACAACCCCATGGAGATGCATGCCAGCACCGTGCACTACCAGCCGGGCGGCGACCTGCTGATCTATGAGAAGACCCAGGGTGTGCAGAACTGCCAGCGCTATGTCGAGGATGTGTTCGACCTCAAGGGGCGGATTCGCGTGCTTTCGCCTTTTGTCGGCGGTGCCTTCGGTTCCGGCCTGCGCCCGCAATACCAGTTGCCGCTGGCGGTGATGGCCGCACTCAAGCTCAAGCGCTCGGTGCGCGTGGTGCTGACACGCCAGCAGATGTTCACCTTCGGCTACCGTCCACGCAGCATCCAGCGCCTGTCGCTGGCGGCGGACGAGCAGGGGCGGTTGCAGGCGGTGGGGCACAGCGCCATCGGCCAGACCTCGCGCTTCGAGGACTTCACCGAGCATGAGGTGGAGTGGTCCGGCATGCTCTATCGCTGTGACAACGTCGAACTGGACTACCGGCTGGCGCCGCTGGACGTCTACACCCCGCTGGACATGCGCGCGCCTGGCGCGACCCTGGGCGTCTATGCCCTGGAGTGCGCCATGGATGAACTGGCCTATGCGAGCAACATCGATCCAGTGCAGCTGCGGTTGATCAACTTTGCCGAGCGCAACGGCAACGAGGACAAACCCTATTCCAGCAAGGAGCTGCGTGCCTGCTATGCGCAGGGCGCGGAGCGCTTCGGCTGGTCGCGTCGGTCGATGGCGCCGCGCAGCATGCGCGTAGGCAACGAGCTGATCGGTTGGGGCATGGCCACCGGCGTCTGGGAGGCCATGCAGATGCCCGCCAGCGCCAGGGCCTGCCTCGAAGCGGATGGCCGGCTGGTGGTCAGCAGCGCGACCTCGGATATCGGCACCGGCACCTACACGGTGATGACCCAGATCGCTGCGGCGGCCATGGGATTGCCACTGGAGCAGGTGGAGTTTCGCCTGGGTGATTCCAGCCTGCCCCAGGCGCCGCTGGAGGGCGGCTCGGCAACGGTGTCCTCGGTGGGTAGCGCCGTCCAGCAGGCCTGCGCGGCGCTACGGGAGAAGGTGCTGGATGTGGTCCAGCAGTTTCCGGGCTCACCCTTTGCCGGCGCAAGTCTGGAAGATGTGGTCTTCGTCGACGGGCGACTGCTGCTCAAGAGCGATCCCAAGGTGCATGTCGAACTTGGCGAGGTGGTGCGCAGCAACGGCACGCTGGCTGCCGAGGCCAGCGTCGAGCCGGGCGAGAAACGCAAGGAGTGGGCAACAGCCACGCATTCGGCCGTGTTCGTCGAGGTCCGTGTCGACGAGGCACTGGGCACCATCAAGATCTCGCGAGTGGTCAGCGCCATCGCCGCGGGGCGGGTGGTCAACCCCAAGACCGCCGGCAACCAGATCGTCGGGGGTGTGGTCTGGGGCATCGGCATGGCGCTGCAGGAAGAAACCCTGATCGACCACAAGCTGGGTCGCTACATGAACCACAACCTGGCCGAGTACCACATTCCGGTGCAGACCGATGTGCCCGACGTCGAGGTGATCTTCGTCGAGGAGCACGACAGCGTGGTCAACGACCTGGGCTCCAAGGGCGTGGGCGAGATCGGCATCATCGGCGTGGCAGCAGCGGTGGCCAATGCCATCTATCACGCCACGGGCAAGCGGGTGCGGGATCTGCCGATCACCCTCGACAAGCTGCTTTGA
- a CDS encoding methyltransferase, whose translation MPILETPFARLDLIRQPEQANEPLQAFDAADEYLLGHLYDQGLPANARVLILNDSFGALACSLAGHATVISSGDSHLAHLALTKNLQRNELWEGDVSFIPASEVAGGPFDVVLIRVPKTLALLEEQLIRLHGQLASGARVIAAAMIKHLPRAAGDLLEKYIGPVQASLAVKKARLLLATPVDKPAPTSPYPTRYRLDGPSLELLNHANLFCREGLDIGTRAFLPHLPKALGDLRVADLGCGNGVLGIVYALSNPQARLTLVDESYMAVQSAQQNWRAVHGDRQADIRAGDGLAEQPAGSLDLVLCNPPFHQQQVVGDFLAWRMFTQAKTALSKGGELWIVGNRHLGYHLKLKRLFGKAEQVAATPKFVILRAIKS comes from the coding sequence ATGCCTATTCTTGAAACGCCGTTTGCCCGCCTCGACCTGATACGACAACCGGAGCAGGCCAACGAGCCACTGCAGGCCTTCGATGCCGCCGACGAGTACCTGCTTGGCCACCTGTACGACCAGGGCCTACCGGCAAATGCTCGGGTGCTGATACTCAACGACAGCTTCGGCGCGCTGGCCTGTTCGCTGGCCGGTCACGCAACGGTGATCAGCAGCGGCGACTCGCACCTGGCCCATCTTGCGCTGACCAAGAACCTGCAGCGCAATGAGCTGTGGGAAGGCGACGTAAGCTTTATCCCGGCATCCGAGGTGGCCGGCGGCCCCTTCGATGTGGTGCTGATCCGCGTGCCCAAGACCCTGGCATTGCTGGAGGAACAATTGATTCGCCTTCACGGGCAGTTAGCATCTGGCGCCCGAGTGATCGCCGCCGCGATGATCAAGCACTTGCCACGGGCGGCCGGCGACCTGCTGGAAAAATACATCGGCCCGGTACAGGCCTCGCTGGCGGTCAAAAAGGCACGCCTTCTGCTGGCCACACCGGTGGACAAACCCGCACCCACCTCACCCTATCCGACCCGCTATCGCCTGGACGGGCCAAGCCTGGAGCTGCTCAACCACGCCAACCTGTTCTGCCGCGAAGGCCTGGACATCGGCACCCGCGCTTTTCTGCCGCATCTGCCCAAGGCTCTGGGCGACCTCCGCGTGGCCGATCTTGGCTGCGGCAACGGCGTACTCGGCATCGTCTATGCGCTGAGCAATCCCCAGGCGCGACTGACTTTGGTGGACGAGAGCTACATGGCCGTGCAGTCGGCGCAGCAGAACTGGCGCGCGGTCCATGGCGACCGTCAGGCCGACATCCGCGCCGGCGACGGCTTGGCCGAGCAGCCCGCAGGGTCGCTGGATCTCGTCCTGTGCAACCCGCCGTTCCACCAACAGCAGGTAGTGGGCGACTTTCTCGCCTGGCGCATGTTCACCCAGGCCAAAACCGCCCTGAGCAAGGGCGGCGAGCTGTGGATCGTCGGCAACCGCCACCTGGGCTACCACCTCAAGCTCAAGCGGCTGTTCGGCAAGGCCGAGCAGGTCGCGGCGACGCCCAAGTTCGTCATCCTTCGGGCGATCAAGAGCTAG
- a CDS encoding ferredoxin--NADP reductase has translation MTASEEKFTRQRLLEVQTLTPTLFTLRTTRDPGFRFTAGQFARLGVRKPSGSIVWRAYSMVSAPHDEFLDFFSIVVPDGEFTSELSRLKVGDELLIDKQAFGFLTLDRFPDGRDLWLLATGTGLAPFLSILQGFEAWERFERIILVYSVREARELAYQSLIAELPQREYLEGLGHKLTYLPVVTREQVPGALNGRITRLIENGELERAAGLKLTPEHSRIMLCGNPQMIEDTRQVLKARDLNLALTRKPGQVAVENYW, from the coding sequence ATGACTGCCAGCGAAGAGAAGTTCACCCGCCAACGTCTGCTCGAGGTCCAGACCCTGACGCCGACGCTGTTCACCCTGCGCACCACGCGCGATCCGGGCTTTCGTTTCACTGCCGGTCAGTTCGCGCGACTGGGGGTACGCAAGCCTAGCGGTTCGATTGTCTGGCGTGCCTATTCGATGGTTTCGGCACCCCATGACGAGTTTCTCGATTTCTTTTCCATTGTGGTGCCCGATGGCGAGTTCACCAGCGAGCTGAGCCGTCTCAAGGTGGGTGACGAGCTGCTGATCGACAAGCAGGCCTTCGGCTTTCTCACGCTGGATCGCTTTCCTGACGGGCGTGATCTCTGGCTGCTGGCCACCGGCACGGGGCTGGCGCCGTTCCTGTCGATCCTGCAGGGCTTCGAGGCATGGGAGCGTTTCGAGCGGATTATCCTGGTCTACAGCGTGCGCGAGGCACGCGAGTTGGCCTACCAGTCACTGATCGCCGAGCTGCCGCAGCGCGAGTACCTGGAGGGGCTGGGGCACAAGCTGACCTACTTGCCGGTGGTAACACGGGAACAGGTGCCCGGTGCGCTGAACGGGCGCATCACCCGGCTGATAGAAAACGGTGAGTTGGAGCGTGCCGCCGGTCTGAAACTGACGCCCGAGCACTCCCGCATCATGCTCTGCGGCAACCCGCAGATGATCGAGGACACCCGGCAGGTGCTCAAGGCCCGTGACCTCAACCTGGCGCTGACTCGCAAACCGGGCCAAGTGGCGGTAGAAAACTACTGGTAG
- the gdhA gene encoding NADP-specific glutamate dehydrogenase has protein sequence MIETVDAFLARLRQRDPHQPEFHQAVEEVVRSLWPFLEANPRYMQAGIIERMVEPERAIMFRVPWVDDQGRVQVNRGYRIQMNSAIGPYKGGLRFHPSVNVGVLKFLAFEQVFKNSLTSLPMGGGKGGSDFNPKGKSDNEVMRFCQSFMSELYRHIGADLDVPAGDIGVGGREIGFLFGQYKRLSNQFTSVLTGKGLAYGGSLIRPEATGYGCVYFAQEMLKSTRSSFEGKRVSISGSGNVAQYAAQKVIELGGLVVSVSDSGGTLHFPDGMTEEQWEYLMDLKNVRRGRLEEMGAHFGVTYMPDQRPWSLPCDIALPCATQNELDGDDARTLLKNGCFCVAEGANMPSTLEAVDLFLEAGILYAPGKASNAGGVACSGLEMSQNSMRLHWTAGEVDTKLHSIMQSIHHACVAYGEEEDGRINYVKGANIAGFVKVADAMLAQGVV, from the coding sequence ATGATCGAAACAGTTGATGCCTTTCTCGCCCGGTTGAGGCAACGCGACCCCCATCAACCCGAATTCCATCAGGCCGTGGAAGAAGTCGTTCGCAGCCTCTGGCCATTCCTCGAAGCCAACCCGCGCTATATGCAGGCAGGCATCATCGAACGTATGGTCGAGCCGGAGCGCGCCATCATGTTCCGCGTACCCTGGGTTGATGACCAGGGCCGCGTACAGGTCAACCGCGGTTACCGCATCCAGATGAACAGCGCCATCGGCCCCTACAAAGGCGGCCTGCGCTTCCACCCTTCGGTCAACGTCGGCGTACTCAAGTTCCTTGCCTTCGAGCAGGTTTTCAAGAATTCCCTGACTTCGCTGCCCATGGGCGGCGGCAAAGGCGGCTCGGATTTCAACCCCAAGGGCAAGAGCGACAACGAAGTGATGCGCTTCTGCCAGTCGTTCATGAGCGAGCTGTATCGCCACATCGGCGCCGACCTCGACGTACCCGCGGGCGACATTGGTGTCGGTGGCCGCGAAATCGGTTTCCTCTTTGGCCAGTACAAGCGCCTGTCCAACCAGTTCACCTCAGTGCTCACCGGTAAGGGCCTGGCCTACGGCGGCAGCCTGATTCGCCCGGAAGCCACCGGCTATGGCTGCGTGTACTTCGCTCAGGAAATGCTCAAGAGCACCCGCAGCAGCTTCGAAGGCAAGCGCGTCTCCATCTCCGGCTCCGGCAACGTCGCGCAATACGCTGCGCAGAAAGTCATTGAGCTGGGCGGTCTGGTGGTTTCGGTATCCGATTCCGGCGGCACCCTGCACTTCCCCGACGGGATGACCGAGGAGCAGTGGGAATACCTGATGGATCTGAAGAACGTCCGTCGCGGTCGCCTGGAGGAAATGGGTGCGCACTTCGGCGTGACCTATATGCCTGACCAGCGCCCCTGGAGCCTGCCCTGCGACATCGCGCTGCCCTGCGCCACCCAGAACGAACTGGACGGTGACGATGCCCGCACGCTGCTCAAGAATGGCTGCTTCTGTGTGGCCGAAGGTGCCAACATGCCTTCCACGCTGGAAGCCGTGGACCTGTTCCTCGAAGCCGGCATTCTCTATGCACCGGGCAAAGCATCCAACGCGGGCGGCGTAGCCTGCTCGGGTCTGGAAATGAGCCAGAACTCCATGCGCCTGCATTGGACCGCAGGCGAAGTGGACACCAAGCTGCACAGCATCATGCAGTCCATCCACCATGCCTGCGTCGCCTACGGCGAAGAGGAAGACGGACGCATCAACTACGTCAAAGGCGCCAACATCGCCGGCTTCGTCAAGGTTGCCGATGCCATGCTGGCTCAGGGCGTGGTGTAA